Proteins encoded in a region of the Anaerolineae bacterium genome:
- a CDS encoding GTP-binding protein, which yields MSKPMFERTKPHVNVGTIGHIDHGKTTLTAAITKVLSLKGLATFRPFDSIDNAPEEKARGITIAIAHVEYETEKRHY from the coding sequence ATGTCCAAGCCGATGTTTGAGCGGACGAAGCCGCATGTGAACGTGGGGACGATTGGGCATATTGATCATGGGAAGACGACGCTGACGGCGGCGATCACGAAGGTGCTCTCGCTGAAGGGGTTGGCGACGTTTCGGCCGTTTGACTCCATAGACAATGCGCCGGAGGAGAAGGCGCGGGGGATCACGATTGCGATTGCGCATGTGGAATACGAGACGGAGAAGCGGCACTATG
- a CDS encoding Ig-like domain-containing protein, giving the protein MNNEPNSFWERWPDGWRLVGLVLSSVILAIVLVLYKPTPPSQPVATPAATAVETIGPISPLLPPAPGVSPAITAPLDQVQVGAPMVIEGIAPPQSTVRVYDGAAVLGEAQADETGRWRLEVGRTWSEAPHELRAASLDASGKEIASSPPLVVMPVSPQAVPPTMPTPTRSVLAFVPVQPAARLGQPGLRMRVSVDQLRPGQLISVDDLPVISGMAPAGAIVRLYDLLRLVGQTIAGPDGTWQIATEGQFPPGDHLIWGEALTEEGILLGTLPPTFVTVAPQATLSIEMPANDLLQEPYPAFSGTGEPGKRVRVYVDTRVVAEAVVDTSGRWEVRLTEPLPPGQHMVRAALVDEGGRLLAESQPLSITVPQPTRSLPVTGGERPDAMPQP; this is encoded by the coding sequence ATGAACAATGAGCCCAACTCGTTCTGGGAGCGGTGGCCTGATGGATGGCGCTTGGTTGGCCTAGTGCTGTCGTCCGTGATCCTAGCTATCGTCTTGGTCCTCTACAAGCCGACGCCACCTTCCCAACCGGTGGCGACCCCAGCCGCTACGGCAGTCGAGACGATCGGCCCGATCTCGCCACTTCTACCCCCTGCTCCGGGCGTTTCTCCAGCGATTACCGCTCCGCTCGACCAGGTCCAGGTGGGTGCACCCATGGTAATCGAAGGGATAGCTCCGCCTCAATCCACCGTCCGCGTCTACGATGGGGCAGCCGTGTTAGGCGAGGCCCAGGCTGACGAGACAGGGCGTTGGCGGTTAGAGGTAGGCCGCACGTGGTCGGAGGCACCCCATGAGCTGCGCGCGGCTAGCTTGGATGCTAGTGGCAAAGAGATCGCCTCCTCGCCTCCTCTCGTGGTAATGCCTGTATCCCCTCAGGCCGTGCCCCCAACCATGCCGACGCCCACCCGATCGGTTCTGGCATTCGTCCCAGTTCAGCCAGCGGCCCGGCTGGGACAACCTGGCCTGCGCATGCGGGTGAGCGTTGACCAACTCCGCCCTGGCCAACTCATCTCGGTTGACGATCTTCCCGTCATCAGCGGTATGGCCCCGGCTGGAGCCATAGTGCGCTTATATGATCTGCTACGTCTGGTCGGACAGACGATCGCTGGACCTGATGGCACATGGCAGATCGCCACCGAGGGCCAATTTCCCCCTGGGGATCACCTGATCTGGGGTGAGGCGTTGACGGAAGAGGGCATCCTGCTTGGGACTCTACCTCCGACGTTTGTGACGGTAGCGCCTCAGGCAACGCTCTCCATAGAGATGCCCGCTAATGACCTCCTTCAAGAACCCTATCCCGCGTTCTCCGGCACAGGCGAGCCTGGAAAGCGCGTGCGCGTGTATGTTGACACCCGGGTCGTGGCGGAAGCCGTAGTGGATACATCGGGCCGCTGGGAGGTTCGCCTGACAGAGCCGTTGCCGCCTGGCCAACACATGGTGCGCGCTGCGCTCGTGGATGAGGGAGGGCGCCTTCTAGCGGAATCACAGCCGCTGTCCATCACGGTACCTCAGCCGACTCGCTCGCTTCCCGTCACTGGCGGCGAGCGCCCTGATGCGATGCCTCAGCCATGA
- a CDS encoding phosphoglucomutase/phosphomannomutase family protein, whose product MAIHFGTDGWRAVISDEFTFENVRKVAQAIADWALAGPLSTVPTYVVGFDTRFLSDRYAIEVARVLAGNGIRVLLCKADAPTPVVSYAVVAHRADGGVMITASHNPPRYNGLKLKAPYGGSAPPQACRQVETRLMENEVAGRAPRLADFDKAQAQGLIERFDPFPAYRQHLATLVDLDAIRRFPLRVMVDPMYGAGRVFLAAMLREAGVDVTEIHGELNPGFGGIHPEPIARYLGQLIQEVSVGHFDLGLATDGDADRIGAVASDGRFVDPHTILALLLRYLVERRGLRGTVVKTVSTTQMLNRLAEKYGLPLLETPVGFNHIADLMMNHDVLIGGEESGGISIKGHIPEGDGLLAGMLLVEMMAREGKPLSQLLGELQDEIGPFHYARHDVRLDEGQIAYPLGKQALVSLLTQNSPATLAGIPVSGVDCRDGVKYTLKDGSWLLIRPSGTEPILRIYAEAPSPEVVYRLLTEGQRLGIQVVSEKL is encoded by the coding sequence GTGGCAATCCACTTCGGTACGGACGGTTGGCGTGCTGTTATCAGTGATGAGTTTACCTTCGAGAATGTCCGCAAAGTAGCTCAGGCCATCGCCGACTGGGCGTTAGCCGGGCCGCTTTCCACCGTGCCCACTTATGTCGTAGGCTTCGACACCCGCTTTCTCTCAGATCGCTACGCGATCGAAGTGGCGCGCGTGCTGGCCGGCAACGGTATCCGGGTCCTATTGTGCAAGGCAGACGCGCCGACGCCGGTGGTCTCTTACGCTGTCGTGGCCCATCGCGCAGACGGAGGCGTGATGATCACGGCCAGCCACAACCCCCCTCGGTATAACGGCCTCAAGCTCAAGGCCCCCTATGGGGGCTCGGCCCCTCCACAAGCCTGCCGTCAGGTAGAGACGCGACTGATGGAGAATGAGGTAGCCGGTCGCGCCCCGCGCTTGGCCGATTTCGACAAAGCACAGGCTCAGGGGTTGATCGAGCGCTTCGACCCGTTCCCGGCCTATCGTCAACACTTGGCAACTTTGGTGGATCTGGACGCGATCCGGCGCTTCCCCTTGCGTGTGATGGTAGATCCGATGTATGGAGCCGGCCGCGTCTTTCTGGCCGCAATGCTTCGGGAGGCCGGTGTGGACGTGACCGAAATCCACGGAGAACTGAATCCCGGGTTTGGAGGCATTCACCCTGAGCCAATCGCTCGCTATCTAGGACAGCTCATACAGGAGGTGTCTGTCGGCCACTTTGATCTGGGGCTAGCTACCGATGGCGATGCCGATCGCATCGGGGCCGTTGCCTCCGACGGCCGTTTCGTGGATCCCCACACGATCCTGGCGTTGCTCCTACGCTATCTGGTCGAGCGGCGTGGCCTGCGAGGGACCGTGGTGAAGACGGTGAGCACCACGCAGATGCTTAACCGGCTGGCGGAGAAATACGGGCTGCCTCTTCTCGAGACGCCCGTGGGCTTCAACCATATCGCCGATCTGATGATGAATCACGATGTCCTGATCGGCGGAGAGGAATCGGGTGGAATCAGTATCAAGGGGCATATTCCCGAAGGAGATGGCCTGTTGGCCGGGATGTTGTTGGTCGAAATGATGGCACGGGAGGGCAAGCCCCTCAGCCAGTTGCTTGGGGAGCTGCAGGACGAGATCGGGCCGTTTCACTACGCCCGACACGATGTGCGGCTCGATGAGGGACAGATCGCCTATCCGCTCGGTAAGCAAGCTCTTGTCTCCTTGCTCACCCAGAACTCGCCGGCCACGCTAGCAGGCATCCCCGTATCTGGCGTAGACTGTCGAGATGGCGTCAAGTATACCCTAAAAGATGGATCGTGGTTGCTAATCCGCCCCTCAGGCACCGAGCCGATCCTGCGCATCTACGCAGAGGCCCCCTCCCCCGAGGTCGTTTATCGTCTACTCACGGAAGGGCAGCGACTGGGAATCCAAGTGGTATCTGAAAAGCTTTAA
- a CDS encoding carbon-nitrogen hydrolase, whose protein sequence is MGQIRPRLGDVEANLDRHLEVIAQARAQRTDLLVFPELSLTGYFLKDLVPVVARPANTCDPILGRLAEESRDMDLVVGFIEEDWRHRFYVAAAYFSAGRIIHVHRKVYLPTYSLFDEGRYLAPSHEVRAFESKFGRAGLLICEDFWHLSLPYILWLDGADLMIHISASPGRGLSQPETGRLSSTRFVEDINRVYAAALTTFVIHVNRVGFEDGVNFWGGSFCVGPSGEVLVQAPYFEEAFVTAELDLAELRRVRARLPLLRDERPQLVLHALQRMLNPTA, encoded by the coding sequence TTGGGACAGATCCGGCCGCGCCTAGGCGATGTCGAGGCGAACCTGGACCGGCATCTAGAGGTGATCGCCCAGGCGCGCGCTCAGCGCACCGATCTATTGGTTTTCCCAGAGCTCTCCCTCACTGGCTATTTCCTAAAGGACCTGGTACCTGTGGTGGCGCGGCCTGCCAACACATGTGATCCAATCCTGGGACGTCTGGCTGAGGAAAGTCGGGACATGGACCTGGTGGTGGGGTTCATCGAAGAGGATTGGCGCCATCGTTTCTACGTGGCCGCCGCCTACTTCTCGGCTGGGCGTATCATCCATGTGCATCGGAAAGTGTACCTGCCTACGTATAGCCTGTTCGACGAGGGGCGCTATCTGGCTCCTAGTCACGAGGTGCGCGCCTTTGAGTCCAAGTTCGGGCGAGCGGGCCTGTTGATCTGTGAGGACTTCTGGCATCTTTCGCTCCCCTACATCCTATGGCTCGATGGTGCCGACTTGATGATCCACATCTCAGCCAGTCCTGGCCGCGGGCTGAGCCAACCGGAAACAGGCCGGCTGAGCAGCACACGCTTTGTAGAGGATATCAACCGCGTGTATGCCGCAGCTCTCACTACCTTTGTAATCCACGTAAACCGGGTTGGCTTTGAGGATGGGGTGAACTTCTGGGGAGGGTCCTTCTGCGTCGGCCCAAGCGGCGAGGTGCTGGTGCAAGCGCCCTATTTCGAAGAGGCGTTCGTGACCGCCGAGCTGGACCTGGCCGAGTTGAGGCGGGTGCGCGCTCGGCTCCCTCTTCTCCGCGATGAGCGTCCTCAGCTCGTCTTACACGCGCTCCAGCGGATGCTCAATCCAACTGCTTGA
- a CDS encoding mannose-1-phosphate guanyltransferase, which yields MKAVVMAGGEGSRLRPLTIGRPKPMVTVVNKPVMAHILDLLKRHGLTEVVATVQYLADMIQDFFGTGAGLGMNIKYAVEEMPLGTAGSVKNAEPFLSRDEPFLIISGDALTDINLEDVIAFHKARGAVATLTLYRVPNPLEYGVVITDGDGRILQFLEKPSWGEVISDTVNTGIYVIEPEVLDLIEPGKPVDWSKDIFPQLLKSGAPLYGYVASGYWCDIGNTSEYVRASFDLLSGKVQLEPLGEHIGNGIWVGEGVEIAPDARLYGPIYLGKGVKIKGGVIIHGPTVIRDYTVVDNRAHLDRVIIWRNSYIGEAAELRGAIIGRSCTLKAKTVVFEGVVIGDGSVIGESAVIHPNVKLWPGKEVEPGATVKASIIWGSQGRRQLFGRFGVTGVVNVDLTPEFAAKLGAAFAATLPRGAYVTINRDGHRASRMLKRAIISGLPSGGAHVWDLRNLPIPVARYYTRVTKAVGGVHVRLSPFDQRVVDIRFFDANGLNLSKDAERNIERVFFREDFRRAYMDEIGIIEYAPDPVERYIADFMSVVNAEVIRSAGFRIIVDYAHAPNSEVLPAILDKLSVDVVPLNASIDPNRIALLPEEFEERLRQLAAITGALHSDLGVRLDVGGEKIFLVDDTGRILDHQVLAAAMAELTLRTHPGSTIAVPVDLSQVFDQIVAAYGGSVRRTRVDVQDLMATSAKEPIIMAADGTGYFVFPCFQPAVDGLIATIKLLEMLAIQKMKLSEVVRSLPPFYVAKGRVNCPWEVKGTVMRLLNEQFKSAQTERLDGLKIYLSEREWVLVRPDPDQPLFHVVAESGSPQQAEELVEKYCRIVEGLQE from the coding sequence ATGAAGGCAGTAGTGATGGCTGGAGGGGAGGGATCTCGTCTGCGGCCGCTGACCATCGGCCGCCCCAAGCCGATGGTGACAGTGGTCAACAAGCCGGTGATGGCTCACATCCTTGACCTATTGAAACGTCATGGCTTGACCGAGGTGGTGGCTACTGTCCAGTATCTGGCGGATATGATCCAGGACTTCTTCGGGACAGGGGCCGGGCTCGGCATGAACATTAAGTACGCAGTAGAAGAAATGCCGCTGGGCACGGCAGGGAGCGTCAAGAACGCCGAGCCTTTTTTGTCTCGCGATGAACCGTTTCTCATTATCAGCGGCGATGCATTGACCGACATCAATCTAGAGGACGTTATTGCCTTTCACAAGGCGCGTGGGGCCGTCGCGACGTTGACCCTGTATCGAGTCCCTAACCCACTGGAATATGGCGTCGTCATCACCGATGGCGATGGACGTATCTTACAGTTTTTGGAGAAGCCGAGCTGGGGTGAGGTCATCTCTGACACGGTGAACACCGGTATCTACGTGATCGAGCCGGAGGTCCTAGACTTGATCGAGCCAGGTAAGCCGGTGGACTGGAGCAAGGACATCTTCCCTCAGCTTTTGAAGAGTGGCGCGCCGCTGTATGGCTATGTCGCCTCCGGCTATTGGTGCGATATCGGCAATACTTCTGAATATGTGCGTGCTTCCTTTGATTTACTGTCGGGAAAGGTCCAGTTGGAACCGCTGGGGGAGCATATTGGCAATGGAATCTGGGTAGGAGAGGGCGTAGAGATCGCTCCCGATGCGCGCTTGTATGGGCCGATCTATCTGGGGAAAGGAGTGAAGATTAAAGGCGGAGTGATCATCCACGGCCCCACGGTAATTCGCGATTACACAGTAGTGGACAACCGAGCCCATCTAGACCGGGTCATTATCTGGCGCAACTCGTACATTGGCGAGGCAGCAGAGCTACGTGGGGCCATCATTGGGCGTAGTTGCACGTTGAAGGCCAAAACCGTGGTGTTCGAAGGGGTAGTTATTGGGGACGGCAGCGTGATTGGCGAAAGCGCAGTAATCCACCCCAACGTGAAACTGTGGCCGGGCAAGGAGGTGGAGCCCGGGGCTACGGTCAAGGCTAGCATCATCTGGGGATCGCAGGGACGCCGCCAGCTGTTCGGTCGCTTTGGGGTGACCGGGGTGGTGAACGTGGATCTAACCCCGGAATTCGCCGCCAAGCTGGGGGCTGCGTTCGCTGCGACCTTGCCGCGCGGTGCTTATGTGACCATCAACCGAGATGGACATCGTGCCTCGCGGATGTTGAAGCGCGCCATCATTTCCGGGCTGCCGTCAGGCGGCGCCCATGTGTGGGACCTGCGCAACCTGCCAATTCCCGTGGCGCGTTACTATACCCGTGTGACAAAGGCGGTTGGCGGCGTGCATGTCCGGCTTTCGCCATTCGACCAGCGTGTGGTGGATATCCGGTTCTTCGACGCCAACGGGCTTAACCTGAGCAAAGATGCAGAACGTAACATTGAGCGGGTTTTCTTCCGCGAGGACTTCCGCCGCGCTTACATGGACGAAATCGGCATCATTGAGTACGCTCCGGATCCTGTTGAGCGCTATATCGCTGACTTTATGAGCGTAGTGAACGCGGAGGTGATCCGCTCGGCAGGCTTTCGCATTATTGTGGATTATGCTCATGCCCCCAACTCAGAAGTGTTGCCAGCCATCCTCGACAAGCTGTCCGTCGACGTAGTCCCCCTTAACGCTTCCATTGATCCCAACCGCATTGCGTTGCTGCCCGAAGAGTTTGAGGAACGGCTCCGACAGTTGGCCGCCATCACAGGGGCGTTGCACAGCGACTTAGGGGTGCGCCTGGACGTCGGAGGGGAGAAGATCTTTCTAGTGGATGACACTGGGCGCATCCTCGATCACCAAGTGTTAGCTGCGGCGATGGCAGAGTTGACACTACGTACGCATCCCGGCAGCACCATCGCCGTGCCCGTGGACCTCTCCCAAGTTTTTGACCAGATTGTGGCCGCGTACGGTGGGTCCGTGCGACGCACCCGGGTAGATGTGCAGGACCTGATGGCCACTTCTGCCAAAGAACCTATCATCATGGCAGCGGATGGGACCGGCTATTTCGTGTTCCCGTGTTTCCAGCCAGCAGTAGATGGGTTGATAGCGACCATCAAGCTGCTAGAGATGTTGGCTATCCAGAAGATGAAGCTATCAGAGGTGGTTCGCAGCTTGCCGCCATTTTACGTTGCCAAAGGACGGGTGAACTGTCCATGGGAGGTGAAAGGCACGGTGATGCGTCTGCTGAATGAGCAGTTCAAGAGCGCCCAAACGGAACGGCTAGATGGCCTCAAAATCTATCTGAGCGAGCGCGAGTGGGTGCTAGTACGGCCGGACCCTGACCAGCCGCTGTTTCACGTCGTGGCCGAATCCGGTTCACCTCAGCAGGCAGAGGAGTTGGTGGAAAAATACTGCCGTATTGTGGAAGGTTTGCAGGAATGA
- a CDS encoding TraR/DksA C4-type zinc finger protein encodes MRATPQAMRQEREQLEAERRQVLQDIQILRESLKGEVDIDLEEGDPDLIEREKSAALLATLERKLESIETALRSIEKGLYGICERCGQPIDPERLEVKPDATLCLPCQIEVEKLIKRGLYRPTLES; translated from the coding sequence ATGCGTGCTACGCCACAAGCGATGCGACAAGAGCGCGAACAACTAGAGGCCGAACGCAGACAGGTGCTGCAAGATATCCAAATCCTGCGGGAATCCCTCAAGGGAGAGGTGGACATTGACTTAGAGGAGGGAGATCCGGACCTGATCGAACGCGAGAAGAGCGCCGCTTTGCTCGCAACCCTGGAGCGTAAGCTTGAGTCTATCGAAACGGCGTTGCGCTCCATTGAGAAGGGACTCTATGGCATCTGCGAGCGGTGCGGCCAGCCAATCGATCCAGAGCGCTTGGAAGTGAAGCCGGATGCCACTCTATGCCTCCCGTGCCAAATTGAGGTGGAAAAGCTGATCAAACGGGGCTTGTATCGGCCTACGTTGGAATCATGA
- a CDS encoding cytidine/deoxycytidylate deaminase family protein: protein MPRPSWDEYFMGIAFQVAKRSTCDRAHVGAIIVKERRILTTGYNGAPAGLPHCDDVGHLMINGHCVRTLHAEQNAIIQAALHGVSVQGGTIYVTHQPCLTCAKMIINAGIVRVVYAGDYPDENSRAFLAEAGVELIRFPWPPQAGQALP, encoded by the coding sequence ATGCCCCGACCATCCTGGGACGAGTATTTCATGGGCATCGCTTTTCAGGTGGCAAAACGCAGCACCTGTGACCGCGCTCATGTCGGCGCGATCATCGTCAAAGAGCGCCGAATTCTGACCACTGGCTATAACGGCGCGCCAGCCGGCCTTCCCCACTGCGATGACGTGGGGCACCTGATGATAAATGGACACTGCGTGCGCACCCTCCACGCCGAGCAGAACGCGATCATCCAGGCTGCGCTGCACGGCGTCAGCGTGCAAGGGGGTACCATCTATGTTACTCATCAGCCATGTCTGACATGCGCCAAGATGATCATTAATGCCGGCATTGTACGCGTGGTCTACGCCGGCGATTACCCCGATGAGAACTCGCGCGCTTTCCTAGCAGAGGCCGGAGTTGAATTGATCCGTTTTCCCTGGCCTCCACAAGCTGGACAAGCTCTCCCATAA
- a CDS encoding glycoside hydrolase family 1 protein, which produces MITETITFPSDFLWGTATSAHQVEGDNRNNQWWAWEQQPGRIWRGDRSGGACGWWMPGGAEADLDLAAEMGQKAHRLSVEWSRIEPSEGMFDRQAIARYRQILQAMRERGIEPMVTLHHFTDPLWVAHSGGWENPGIIERFRRFVRYTVGELGDLVRMWCTINEPNIYVAFGYIRGVFPPGRRHPIRALQVLNHMLRAHAAAYRTIHQMDGQAQVGLAHHIAVFEPADSSSALDRLMATVHDHVFNAISLYAPHDGIIRFPAGTGLVYGPLLDSQDFIGVNYYVHYRVRFDPSRRTQGFARYLFPPGAPLTDIKADGEPYSALSPEGFYRALRRAAQLRKPIFITENGCPDAADRVRPRLLATYLPQVHRALREGADIRGYFHWTLVDNFEWADGWGLRFGLIELDVPTGQRRIRPSGYFYREVARANALTPEMVARYAPELSAYPTSA; this is translated from the coding sequence ATGATTACCGAAACGATCACTTTCCCTTCTGATTTCCTTTGGGGCACGGCTACCTCGGCCCATCAGGTGGAGGGCGATAACCGCAACAATCAGTGGTGGGCATGGGAGCAGCAGCCCGGACGCATCTGGCGGGGCGATCGCTCCGGAGGGGCCTGTGGATGGTGGATGCCTGGCGGCGCGGAGGCCGACCTGGACCTGGCCGCGGAGATGGGCCAGAAGGCTCATCGGCTGTCAGTGGAATGGAGCCGTATTGAGCCCAGCGAGGGAATGTTTGACCGCCAAGCGATCGCGCGCTATCGGCAAATCCTCCAGGCTATGCGCGAGCGCGGCATCGAGCCAATGGTCACGCTGCATCATTTCACCGACCCGTTATGGGTGGCCCATAGCGGCGGCTGGGAGAACCCAGGTATTATCGAGCGATTCCGACGGTTCGTCCGATACACAGTAGGCGAGCTGGGTGACCTGGTCCGGATGTGGTGCACCATCAATGAGCCCAACATTTATGTCGCCTTCGGATATATCCGGGGCGTGTTCCCGCCCGGCCGACGCCATCCTATCCGCGCCCTGCAGGTACTCAATCATATGCTGCGCGCTCATGCCGCCGCCTATCGGACCATTCATCAAATGGACGGCCAAGCGCAGGTGGGGTTGGCACATCACATCGCTGTTTTCGAGCCAGCAGATTCATCCTCGGCGCTTGATCGGCTGATGGCCACCGTGCATGACCACGTGTTCAACGCCATCTCCCTGTATGCCCCGCACGATGGGATCATCCGCTTCCCGGCCGGCACAGGTCTTGTATATGGGCCGCTGCTCGATAGCCAGGACTTCATCGGCGTTAACTACTATGTGCACTATCGTGTTCGATTCGATCCCAGCCGCCGCACACAGGGGTTCGCTCGCTATTTGTTTCCTCCTGGCGCGCCGCTCACGGACATCAAGGCCGATGGCGAGCCTTATAGCGCGCTCTCGCCAGAGGGTTTCTACCGAGCGCTTCGTCGCGCAGCACAGCTGCGCAAGCCCATCTTCATCACCGAGAACGGGTGTCCTGACGCGGCCGATCGGGTGCGGCCACGCCTGTTGGCTACATATCTCCCGCAGGTGCATCGCGCGCTGAGAGAAGGGGCCGATATCCGTGGCTACTTCCACTGGACGCTGGTGGACAACTTCGAGTGGGCCGATGGATGGGGGTTGCGCTTCGGGTTGATTGAGCTAGATGTGCCCACTGGGCAACGACGCATACGGCCCAGTGGATATTTCTACAGAGAAGTCGCCCGCGCCAATGCGCTGACGCCAGAGATGGTGGCGCGTTATGCGCCAGAGCTCAGCGCTTATCCAACCTCCGCCTGA
- a CDS encoding CHAT domain-containing protein translates to MEYYDFDLWVESVTAQGYPLRAISATQGGAKGWMSQDLLTGSMPSFLQRLEEGKTDAAFLIQFGAFLYNLLFPDEIAALFEANLGEVIRHEELGLRIRLRIAPPEISALPWEYLYVPRHRYFLGASRKTPLTRCLDIAPIRALRTTLPLKALVAIPGGSGLEADRERAMLLKATRKLKGAFQFRFLTGNVTRSTLSDALLEERYHIFHFIGHGVFQNDHGYLIFNREDGRDDPIDDEVFARFFLNEPSMKLVMLNTCEGAKMSSSRPMAGLAPKLVERGIPAVIAHQYPLANEASLRFTREFYHSLCTGTEAGHVDTAVAHARNLLSIHFPADPVLGAPVLFLRSPEGLIFDVQEKPPVEHGPAHSATRLSAEERKHLESSLALHERNRRVLEEQILRMGFFAPPYLKAQLADELAAIEEIRRRLDKR, encoded by the coding sequence GTGGAGTATTACGATTTCGATCTCTGGGTTGAGTCTGTTACGGCCCAGGGATATCCCCTACGGGCCATTTCTGCAACCCAGGGCGGGGCTAAAGGGTGGATGTCCCAGGATCTTCTCACCGGGTCCATGCCATCCTTCCTACAAAGGCTAGAGGAGGGGAAAACCGACGCGGCTTTCCTGATCCAGTTCGGCGCTTTCCTTTACAATCTGCTGTTCCCCGATGAAATCGCCGCTTTGTTTGAGGCCAACTTGGGCGAGGTGATCCGACATGAAGAGCTGGGGCTCCGCATCCGTTTGCGCATTGCTCCACCAGAGATCTCTGCACTCCCCTGGGAATACCTTTACGTCCCTCGGCACAGGTATTTTCTGGGCGCGTCTAGAAAGACCCCTCTCACCCGATGTCTAGATATAGCTCCCATCCGGGCGCTTCGCACCACGCTGCCGCTTAAAGCCCTAGTTGCCATTCCTGGCGGATCTGGGCTGGAGGCCGATAGGGAGCGGGCGATGTTGCTGAAAGCCACCCGTAAGCTAAAAGGCGCTTTTCAGTTCCGCTTCCTCACAGGCAATGTCACCCGCAGTACGCTCTCTGATGCGCTGCTCGAGGAACGATACCACATCTTCCACTTTATTGGACACGGTGTCTTCCAGAACGACCATGGATACCTTATCTTTAATAGAGAAGACGGCCGGGATGACCCGATTGACGACGAGGTCTTCGCCCGCTTTTTCCTGAATGAGCCCTCGATGAAGCTGGTGATGCTGAACACTTGCGAGGGAGCTAAGATGTCCTCGTCTCGGCCTATGGCCGGCCTAGCCCCTAAGCTGGTAGAGCGGGGGATCCCAGCCGTTATCGCCCACCAATATCCACTGGCCAATGAGGCCTCGCTCCGTTTTACCCGAGAGTTCTATCACAGCCTGTGCACGGGAACGGAGGCCGGACATGTGGATACGGCTGTGGCGCATGCGCGCAATCTACTCTCCATCCACTTCCCAGCCGATCCCGTTCTGGGAGCCCCCGTCCTCTTCCTGCGTTCGCCTGAGGGGCTGATCTTCGATGTTCAGGAAAAGCCTCCAGTTGAACACGGGCCGGCGCATTCAGCGACACGGCTCTCTGCTGAGGAACGTAAACACCTGGAGAGCTCATTGGCGCTCCATGAGCGCAATCGCCGGGTGTTGGAAGAGCAAATCCTTCGGATGGGCTTCTTCGCACCGCCTTATCTAAAGGCCCAACTGGCGGACGAGCTCGCAGCTATCGAGGAGATCAGGCGGAGGTTGGATAAGCGCTGA
- the moaD gene encoding molybdopterin converting factor subunit 1, whose translation MTAEANEIQVTVRFFASLREAIGQGSLTWKLKPDATLADLVHTLDQMYPNAHLTRRSLHMAINHQYASTETPLHDGDEVAIFPPVSGGSEAATVDVYELTWEPLSVDALIRRIRLPACGAVATFVGVVRDHTGDRQVDHLEYEAYLGMAEAMMAQIGAEIRERWPSIRAIGIQHRLGRLEIGEASVVIAISASHRPEVFDACRYAIERLKAIVPIWKKEVWVDGEEWIEGPRWMEEGRPAMAHEPQAAAFS comes from the coding sequence ATGACGGCTGAGGCAAATGAGATCCAGGTCACTGTCCGGTTCTTCGCATCGTTGCGAGAGGCGATTGGACAGGGTAGCTTGACGTGGAAGCTGAAACCCGATGCCACGTTGGCCGATCTGGTCCACACGCTTGATCAGATGTATCCGAATGCCCACCTCACTCGGCGTTCGCTTCATATGGCTATCAACCACCAGTATGCCTCAACAGAGACTCCGCTTCATGATGGCGATGAGGTGGCGATCTTCCCGCCTGTGAGCGGCGGATCCGAAGCGGCTACGGTAGATGTGTACGAGCTGACCTGGGAACCTCTTTCAGTTGATGCGCTGATCCGGCGTATAAGGCTACCAGCCTGTGGAGCCGTCGCTACCTTCGTGGGCGTCGTGCGCGATCACACCGGCGATCGCCAGGTAGACCATTTGGAGTACGAGGCCTATCTGGGAATGGCCGAGGCAATGATGGCTCAGATCGGGGCTGAAATCCGGGAACGTTGGCCCTCCATTCGAGCGATCGGGATCCAGCACCGGTTAGGGCGATTGGAGATCGGGGAGGCCTCGGTGGTGATTGCCATATCGGCCAGCCACCGTCCGGAGGTGTTTGACGCCTGTCGCTACGCTATCGAACGGCTGAAGGCAATCGTCCCGATCTGGAAGAAGGAGGTCTGGGTTGATGGCGAGGAGTGGATCGAAGGGCCGCGCTGGATGGAGGAAGGACGACCGGCGATGGCCCATGAGCCGCAGGCTGCAGCTTTCAGTTGA